In Lotus japonicus ecotype B-129 chromosome 5, LjGifu_v1.2, one genomic interval encodes:
- the LOC130716968 gene encoding uncharacterized protein LOC130716968, protein MMDAMETEASQVTVASSSGGHDEGAVRDLLTLARQLINQGKPSQALQAVIVAMKNRGGDEAVFQSLHRARELYRGRLQENAAVDQLASLFAECAIAEAQPGMMEPSANSNISSQPVTPDVHGSSILAESGRMQVVLDAVSDGSSFICLKCGGLVSNHRKDEHYAYWCC, encoded by the exons ATGATGGACGCCATGGAAACCGAAGCATCGCAGGTCACGGTGGCATCTAGCTCCGGCGGCCACGACGAAGGCGCCGTTCGTGATTTGCTGACATTGGCTCGGCAGCTTATCAATCAAGGGAAACCCTCACAGGCCCTTCAAGCG GTGATTGTAGCAATGAAGAATAGAGGTGGGGATGAAGCTGTCTTTCAGTCCTTGCACCGTGCTCGCGAGCTGTATAGAGGTAGGCTGCAAGAGAATGCTGCGGTTGATCAGCTGGCTTCTCTGTTTGCCGAGTGTGCCATTGCTGAAGCTCAGCCTGGAATGATGGAACCATCTGCAAATAGTAACATTTCCAGTCAACCAGTTACCCCAGATGTTCATGGGAGCTCCATACTGGCGGAAAGTGGCAGGATGCAAGTGGTGTTGGATGCAGTTTCAGACGGAAGCAGCTTCATCTGTTTGAAGTGTGGAGGCCTTGTTAGTAACCATCGCAAAGACGAGCACTATGCATACTGGTGTTGTTAA